The following are encoded together in the Vidua macroura isolate BioBank_ID:100142 chromosome 6, ASM2450914v1, whole genome shotgun sequence genome:
- the LMO2 gene encoding rhombotin-2 isoform X2 translates to MGGGNPVNVIAGRRGSAAGDKAPRADSLCGGGGGRAHHRHATKEPALPMSSAIERKSLDPSEEPVDEVLQIPPSLLTCGGCQQNIGDRYFLKAIDQYWHEDCLSCDLCGCRLGEVGRRLYYKLGRKLCRRDYLRLFGQDGLCASCEKRIRAYEMTMRVKDKVYHLECFKCAACQKHFCVGDRYLLINSDIVCEQDIYEWTKINGMI, encoded by the exons aTGGGAG gaggaaatccTGTGAATGTCATTgcggggcggcggggcagcGCGGCTGGCGACAAGGCTCCGCGAGCAGACAGCCTCTGCGGGGGTGGCGGGGGCAGAGCCCACCACCGGCACGCCACAAAGGAACCGGCCCTGCCAATGTCATCGGCCATCGAGAGGAAAAGCCTCGATCCTTCCGA GGAGCCGGTGGATGAGGTGCTGCAGATCCCCCCGTCACTGCTGACATGCGGGGGCTGCCAGCAGAACATCGGGGACCGCTATTTCCTGAAGGCCATCGACCAGTACTGGCACGAGGACTGCCTCAGCTGTGACCTGTGCGGCTGCCGGCTCGGCGAGGTGGGCAGGCGCCTCTACTACAAGCTgggcaggaagctctgcaggaGGGACTATCTGAG GCTCTTTGGCCAGGACGGGCTGTGCGCCTCCTGTGAGAAGCGGATCCGCGCCTACGAGATGACCATGCGGGTGAAGGACAAGGTCTATCACCTTGAGTGCTTCAAGTGCGCCGCCTGCCAGAAGCACTTCTGTGTGGGGGACAGGTACCTCCTCATCAACTCGGACATCGTGTGCGAGCAGGACATCTACGAGTGGACTAAGATCAACGGCATGATCTAG
- the FBXO3 gene encoding F-box only protein 3 has product MPRSRRPREALLRRRGGRRDGRRIPGTSRKMAAPPDMELSPTLSLELLPTDPLLLILSFLDYRDLVSCCYLNRRLNQLSSHDPLWKRHCKKYWLISEKEKNRRNQSWRAIFISTYSDLGRYIHYYATLKKAWDDLEQYLGQWCPRMISSLKESVREEDLDAVEAQIRCKLPDDYRCSFRIHNGQKLVVPGLMGSMALSNHYRSEDLLDIDTAAGGFQQRLGLKQCLPLTFCIHTGLSQYMALESVEGRNKYEIFYQCPEQMARNPSTIVMFITGTSYLEWFTSYVNKVVTGGYPIIRDQIFRYVHDKDCVATTEDITVSVSTSFLPELSSVHPPHYFFTYRIRIEMSKDALPENACQLESRYWRITNAKGDVEEVQGPGVVGEFPVISPGKVYEYTSCTTFTTTSGYMEGYYTFHCLYNKDRFFNVTIPRFHMVCPEFKVSTA; this is encoded by the exons AtgccgcggagccgccgcccccGGGAGGCGCTGCTCCGGCGGCGCGGAGGGAGGCGTGATGGGCGGCGCATCCCGGGGACGTCtcgcaagatggcggcgccccCGGACATGGAGCTTTCGCCGAccctcagcctggagctgctccccaccGACCCGCTGCTGCTCATCCTCAGCTTCCTCGACTACCGGGATCTGGTGAG CTGCTGCTATTTGAATCGAAGATTAAATCAGCTCTCAAGCCATGACCCACTGTGGAAAAGACACTGCAAAAAATACTGGCTCATTTCAGA gaaggaaaaaaaccgCCGGAatcagagctggagagccaTCTTCATCAGCACCTACTCTGATTTAGGAAGATACATCCACTACTATGCCACGCTGAAGAAAGCCTGGGATGACCTGGAGCAGTACTTGGGGCAGTGGTGTCCGCGCATGATCAGCTCTCTGAAAG agaGCGTGAGGGAGGAAGATCTGGATGCTGTGGAAGCACAAATCCGCTGCAAACTCCCCGATGACTATCGGTGTTCGTTCCGTATCCATAATGGACAGAAGTTGGTTGTTCCAGG CCTGATGGGCAGCATGGCCCTGTCAAACCACTACCGCTCCGAAGACCTGCTGGACATCGACACGGCGGCCGGAGGCTTCCAGCAGAGGCTGGGGCTCAAGCAATGCCTTCCCCTGACCTTCTGCATCCACACTGGCCTCAGTCAGTACATGGCCCTGGAGAGTGTGGAGGGACGGAATAAATACGAGATCTTCTACCAGTGTCCA GAGCAAATGGCTCGCAATCCATCTACTATTGTTATGTTCATTACAG GTACATCTTACTTGGAATGGTTTACATCTTATGTAAACAAAGTTGTCACTGGAGGTTATCCTATCATCAGAGACCAGATTTTCAG GTATGTGCATGATAAAGATTGTGTTGCTACCACAGAAGATATCACTGTGTCTGTGTCCACCTCTTTTCTACCTGAACTCAGTTCTGTACATCCACCACATTATTTCTTCACTTACAGAATCAG GATTGAAATGTCCAAAGATGCCCTTCCTGAGAATGCCTGTCAGCTGGAGAGTCGATACTGGAGAATAACAAATGCCAAAGGTGATGTGGAAGAAGTCCAAGGTCCTGGAGTAGTTG GAGAGTTCCCAGTTATCAGCCCAGGGAAAGTCTACGAGTACACCAGCTGTACCACGTTTACCACAACCTCTGGATACATGGAGGGCTACTacaccttccactgcctctACAACAAGGACAGATTCTTTAATGTCACAATCCCTAGGTTTCATATGGTGTGTCCAGAGTTCAAGGTGTCCACAGCATGA
- the LMO2 gene encoding rhombotin-2 isoform X1 — protein sequence MLLFVLPNPQECRGNPVNVIAGRRGSAAGDKAPRADSLCGGGGGRAHHRHATKEPALPMSSAIERKSLDPSEEPVDEVLQIPPSLLTCGGCQQNIGDRYFLKAIDQYWHEDCLSCDLCGCRLGEVGRRLYYKLGRKLCRRDYLRLFGQDGLCASCEKRIRAYEMTMRVKDKVYHLECFKCAACQKHFCVGDRYLLINSDIVCEQDIYEWTKINGMI from the exons ATGCTGCTGTTTGTATTGCCGAATCCCCAGGAGTGCA gaggaaatccTGTGAATGTCATTgcggggcggcggggcagcGCGGCTGGCGACAAGGCTCCGCGAGCAGACAGCCTCTGCGGGGGTGGCGGGGGCAGAGCCCACCACCGGCACGCCACAAAGGAACCGGCCCTGCCAATGTCATCGGCCATCGAGAGGAAAAGCCTCGATCCTTCCGA GGAGCCGGTGGATGAGGTGCTGCAGATCCCCCCGTCACTGCTGACATGCGGGGGCTGCCAGCAGAACATCGGGGACCGCTATTTCCTGAAGGCCATCGACCAGTACTGGCACGAGGACTGCCTCAGCTGTGACCTGTGCGGCTGCCGGCTCGGCGAGGTGGGCAGGCGCCTCTACTACAAGCTgggcaggaagctctgcaggaGGGACTATCTGAG GCTCTTTGGCCAGGACGGGCTGTGCGCCTCCTGTGAGAAGCGGATCCGCGCCTACGAGATGACCATGCGGGTGAAGGACAAGGTCTATCACCTTGAGTGCTTCAAGTGCGCCGCCTGCCAGAAGCACTTCTGTGTGGGGGACAGGTACCTCCTCATCAACTCGGACATCGTGTGCGAGCAGGACATCTACGAGTGGACTAAGATCAACGGCATGATCTAG